The DNA window GCTCTCACAAGACATCATCGACGATGTTCTAGAAGGCTATCAGGCCGATCTTATCCTCAACTTCAAAATCCCCGCACAGGTCGTTCGCTTCTGGTTATTCGACGGTGAATTACTACGATTTATGGCTTGCGCTGATCCTGGTCGTGTAACTGAGGGTCCAGCTTGGCGTTATCACCTCACACAGGTGTACGAGCTGAACAACCCCGTTGAAGGCGACGACATGCGAGAAGAAGGTTGGATAGACGGCGACGTTGGTCGCTACGTTTACTTCCCACCTGCTGTCGTTGGTCAACTACTGTGGAACTTGCGACACGCCATGTTCAACGAAGGCAATTCTCAAGACGAGCCAACGCAGATTATacaggatgaagatgatagTGGAAGAGTTGATCTCTTTGTCGACTCATCACAGCCTGCTCCTGAAGATAAGCGTCCGGCCCCTACCGCAAGTCTGAGTGTGTCACAGCAGGTGGAAGAACAGCTTAAGAGCGATTTTGCTTCATCAACGCAGTTTCCTCCCTCGGATGACATTCTCGTCCCCTCAACGCCTGACGAAGAGAGCAATGATAACCAAAACAAAACACCGCCAATCCACATACCTTCCTCTCCTACAACCATTAAACCTCCGCCTCGTCGAACCCCGCGTCGGACCCCTCGTCAAGCATCTTCCCACCGCGCCTCCCGCCCTTCTCTAGGCAGTGCATCTCAACGGCCCACGGTCCGCCCATCCCAAGCTACAACCGTCTCTCAAGCCTCTACCCCTGAAAAACAACAATCCTCTTCTATTCGCCGCCCTCCATTACACTCATCCAGCAGCATCGCCCTTCCCGAGAGTCTACTAGACGGTTACGATGAGGATGCACTACATCTACCGCCGGATTACAACCCAGGCTCGTCGCAGCTGCTGACAAAGAGTCAGATGCTGCCAGACAGTCTGTTGCGTGACGACACGAGGGTTCCGCCTGAGATCTGGGACTCGGAGGAAGATGAACGACTGTAGCATTCGGCTTTGTGATTTTTATTGTTTTGGGCTTGTAACTTTATGCTTCATGATATGACTAGCTGGATTGAATAAAGTGCGAGGGCTATGGATTCACGCGTTGGAAATGTATTTACGAAACGcaagcttggtgttgggtGTAATTCAGTGAATAGGTAGTCTAAACCTTACAGTATAAAAACAAATGACCTATGATCATagtctaaatagcataaaaGGACCTGCTGGTTTCGTCTCTTTTACTTCAAGCAACCACCTTTTCTGGTACACTCAGAGGAACATACACATCAATAACACTAGACTACAACTGCCAACATGTTTATCCATCGTACACAAGATTGGCCTAAACACAATTTTATTGACGGTTACTCTGCTTAAGTGCGATATTTTAACAGCATCTTTTCCCACTTGTCCATTGACCCGCGGAAAAGACTTCAAAAGTTTGCCATGCCCATTCCAGCAATTGTCATCAAAAAAGAAGATAAAGTCCTACGCCAGTCCTCAAGCCATGCAATATTGTGCTTCTGTAAACACAAGATAAGACGCCCTGTCTAATTCCGTCATTCCAGTCCATCACGGGGTAGTATCGTTTCATCAGGGCATAAAGCGGAAATGAAAACTTTTCCTGCCTATTCGTCGAAGTAAACAAGGTCGACAGTATGGCATAATCTCATGCAGTATCTCATAAAGTAGACCAATCTAGGACAGATGGAATGCtccctggccttccttgactGCTGTGGAGAGTTGCTTCTTCATGGCCTCAATGGTGGAGTAATCTGGGAGCTTCAGATAGTTGACACATGTCATGACACTGGGTAGGTAGTCATCAGACGTATATGGCTCTTCGCTGGGTTTGCAGACGACGGTGAACATGGGTGTCAAGGACTTGAATCCTACAAAAAGTTAGAAACCGTTCACTCATTATCTGTGGGCTGTACGTACCTCCGATAGGAAGCTTGGGACTTCCAGTCGTAAACTGTAAAAAGTCTCGGCGTTCTGATGCGTTGAATTGACTCATAGTATGAAGCAAATTCTTGACGGTCTTGCTGTCCATGTTGTAGCCATGGTCGGCCTTGATGGAATCAAGTAGAGCTAGTGATATATTAGCAAGGTCACGTACAGTAGTATCGGATGTGTACTTACTCTCCAGAGACCAGTCCTCATCAACGCGTCCAAACAGGGTGACAAGCTCGTCGGGTGTAAAAGCACTGAGTGCTGAGTAGGGGAAGACTTGTGAGAACCCAGCACGGAAGGCATCGACTTGGCGACGAACACCAGAACCGAGGGTCATGTCAACAACCTTCTCGAGGTACGTGTCTACATTGTCGATAGTGACCCGTTTTTGCGAGCCGTTGTCTTCCAATTGGATATTTGGGTACCCGGGTAGAGTGAAGTCGAGGCACAAGTCTTCAAGCTTAACACCGTCGATGGTGATGTTTTCTGTGTCAGCGACCTTTTGTGCAGGGGTACGGTTGGGGTCCTCGTCGAtctccttcttggccaaAGCAAACTGCTTGATGGCTTTCAGTGAGCGGGCCAGGCCAGGGTCGACAATTTTGACGGCTCCTAGTGATGGTTTCACTCCAGTGATAGCATCTCCAATGCGGAAGAAGATGGGATTAAAGTGAAGGTCAATGATTCGCGAGTCAATCATGGACCGAGCCACAAACTTTCCGAGCATCCTAAATAGGTGCAAGATTCTCTCTCCGTTAGGTGTTCCGGCCTCTTCGTCACTTTGAGGTCGAGGGAAGAGCCCGGTGGCTCCAGAGACAAACTCGTCCGAATCGTTTGAATCAACCTCTCGCCAcaacttgagcttcttctttgaGAATTCTTTTGAGACAGTCGAGTAGAACTCGAGCGTAGGGCCAAGACCAGTGCCCACCTCCTCAAAATACTCAACCTCTAGAATACTTTGTGAGGCTCCATAAAGTTCCATCACCTTCAAAGCGGATTCCAAGATCTTCTGGCGAGATATTCTTACTTTCTGCCTCTGTAGTCGGCCGAGGAATGGTCGATCATTGTTTCGATCTCTTCGGTTCTCTTCTGCCGACTGAGTGTTCTGCCACCTAGTCATCGATCTAGCATACCCAAAGGATGTAGACTGGAGGAAAAGATGGCGAGTCTCAAATGGGAAGAGGAATGGGTAAAGGCGAGCAAGGTCCTCCGCCCAACTGGGGAGACAATTACTAGCAACAATCAAAGGCTCCTCCAATTGACGGTTCAACTTTGCGGTGAGCTTCGTGTTGACAAACTGAGACAGTGGCTCAACATTGAGACCGATGACgctgttcttcttctcgaccaAGACATCCTCAATGTTTGAGTTGAGATCATGAAGGATGTTCAGCAGTCGCAAGATTGACGACGTCGTGGGATGTTTCGCGAGTGATGCAGGAATACCGTGCTCGTCCTCGCTGTCCGCTTCCGAATTGGATGTGAACGACAGAGTCTCTACAGGGGGTGGTCCAGGGACTCGTTTAAACTTGATAGGGTGTATGGTCGACCAGATGCTTCGGCTGACATGCTCATCCGAGTTCGATGCTGAAGTGTGCACAGCGCGATAAATTGTGGTCTCGTTGGGGATCAACTTGTTGTCAAGACTAAACTCAATATGCCAGTCTTGAGGTACAGCCTGGAGAGCAGAAGCATAAGACATGGCCCTCGACGATGACGCGGCTGGGGTGGGTGTGCCGTGAGCCCCAGCAGAAGCTCCTCCAGCATGGTTGGCCGTCTTAGATCCGGTCGGGGTTGCAATACGAGTGCCATCTTCTTTGCGTGCTGTCACATGGCCGCCCGTAGCTACCTCCATATTGACAGCCGAAGTATCACCAGGAGTTGATTCCTCGTCCATGTCCTCTTCAAGCTCACCAACGATAGCATCCAGTGCACTACTTTCTCCaatgtcatcatcgtcagtcAGTTGCTTCTCATCGGCACACTCGAGTGTATCCTGcatctcctcgtcgtcgcctgGAGGAGGTCGGGGGGCTGGTGGCGTGCTGGTGGCGCCATGCCGCCTCGAGGATCGGCGGAGTGAGCCTTTATCTCGAGACGATCCAGCGGGCTGGTCCGGTGTGGCAGGGACAGCCTGTGACTTTGACTTGCGGAGGGTTCGTGAACTCGATGGCGTTGGGGCAGAAGGAGGCGGGGGTACTGGAGGGCCGCCTGCGAATGGGTTCCCCGCGTCGGCTGCCGCTAGTCGGGCTGCTGCTGCACTGCTAAGAGGGAGACCAGCAAAGCCGGCGCTACTAGCCATTGCCGCAAGTGCTCGAGCGACCCCATCCCTCCGGGTGGAACCACGAGGTCTGTCCGTGATACTGAGTCGCGGCCGTAGGTAGTCGTCCAGAGACTTGAATGTTGCGATGGCATGAATCGATACCATAATGTTTCGATACGGCTTAGGTACCTCGAGTTCGTCATCAGCAACAAGACGGAGTCTGATTTGCTTGCCTAGCATAGACGCAGCGCTACTATGGTTGCCATCAAATGTATTGTGATGCACGGTGATAACCTCAAAATGCTCTGACCTACTGAGCAAGTCCTGAAGCTTGTGAATCATGACGCTGAAAGGTGTCGCCGGTGACTCTGCAGTCGCTGTTTTGGGCTTTGACTTGACAGTGTAGGCCATGAAGACTTCCAAAAAGGTCGATTGAGCGGCACGAGCTAGCTCTTCGTCGGGATTACTGAAAATTTCAAGGAGAACGCGGACCAGGCCTGATGCTAGAAGTTCTGCGCTTGTAACACTCTCTAGAACATCTGTATCGAAGTATGATGCAAGTTTCGCGAAGAGTTCCTTCCCTTTGTCAACTCCAGTGCTTCCGGTCGATCCCTTGAGATAGAAGGTTTCCAACTCGCCAGCCAACTCGGACAGGGCTTCAAGAATAGCTGTAGCCTTTGCCTTCATCGCCTGCCCATGGCCCTCAGTTTCATGGGTCTCCAGAAACTTCTTGGCAACGTCTCGGGTTCGGGACTTCAGTGAACGTTGGACGTCGGAGTTATAGCGGCCGAGAGGAACCTCGAGAGACACAGTAGATCCTCGGGAGCTAACAGGGGACATGTCATCGTTGTTTGTCTCGCCGTTCTCGTTATCATTctcttcgtcctcgtcctcgtcctcatcgtcgtcggaTGTTTCGCgttcctcatcctcctcgtcttcatcgtgCTCAGATTCATGTTCCGAAGAGTGTTCGTTCTCTTGTTCTGCAGTTTGTCCATCATCGCCCTCTAGTTTTTCTGTCTTCTCCGGCTCTGGTTCAACGGGATCCTCCTCATCGGCGATCTTGTTAATTTCCAGGAAGACGCCTTCGCGATAGAATTGGTAGCGATAGATCTTGTCGAGTCGGCTAAGTAAGAGCTCGGCCGCTTGGAGTCCAAGCATGACGAGAGATGCATGATCCTGTTGCGAGAGAATAGATGCGAGGAACGAGGCGTAGGGAACAGGGGTCAGTGCCTCTACTAGGATGTCTTCGTCGAGGTTGGAGAGCATCTTGAGCTGCGCTGTAAGGACCTTCTGGCGAACACTCAAGTTGACAGTGCTGGAGAAGGCATCTGTTAGAGTagggaagatgatgagagcAAAACGGCGGACTTCATCTTTGCAATCTTCCAAAAGCTCGATACGCTTCTCATTCGTGGTCCTACGGTTTCTTCCTCCACTGGATACAGGCTCAGTAGAGGCGTCGAGCTCAACAAAGTCTCCGAAAGATGGGTCGGCGTTCCGTGGTAGGTTAGgaagaagttcgcaaatgaCATTGAGGGTTTCGATGATCTGGTCTCGGGGCCGGTGAATAAGGGCCTGCATAATCACAACGCTGTCCAGTTTTGAGGCAACATCGTCAGTGCCACTTGGCGGTGACACTCCTGTGAGAATCTGATACAATGTTTCCACCACGTTGAGCTTGAAAAGCTCAGCGGAAAGACGAGGACTGGCCCGCGCAGTGAAAGCTAAAACCCGAAGGAATTGAGTATGGATGCTGGAGCTGATCATGTTGGTAGTGCCAGGAACCAAAAGACGCAGCACACCACGAAGAAGGTCCACACTGACAAGCTCCTCAAGCTTGTGAGGGTGGTATTTGAAGCTCTCCACTATGCCCGACACGCAGAGCGAGGCCTGCTCAACAACACGTTGATCGTTGCTATTGAGAACGTTGAGAAGCGTGGGCATAACATCCCGTACAACTGGGAAAGAGTCCTCAGGAATGTTGCGACAACAGTTGGCGGCGGTCGTAACAGCGGTTCGCTGAGTACCTGTGGCAAAGAAGTCGAGATATGAAAGGCAAGCGGTAAGTCCTCCCTCACGAACTATGCTTGTAGGATACTCGACCGAAATCTTTTCCAGTGTACTAAGGGCTTGCTCGGCCAGATCGATAAAGGATATTTCGAGGAGTTTTTGGCACAGTACGGGAACGGCGTTTCCATAGACGACATTAGCAACACTGGCGGGTAAAGCCTCCATCAAGTTTGCCAAAGACCGGCAAGCTAGTAGCATTATCTCGGGGCTTTCCTCCTTGTTCATGAGTGTGACCAGCTCTTTGACGAAAGAATCTGGCGAGAAATGGCCAGTAAGATTGTCTTCGTTTGATACTAAAAGAATCTCCGAGAGCTCCTGCAGGGCTATTAGCTGCACCGAGAGGTCGTCTACCCGTAGGTTGTGAAGGAGTTCCCTGAATCGCGATGTGAGGCCAGACATCATCCCCGTCAACGCTCTCAAGGTGCTACTCAGACTGCCAGGAGGGCCACCGAACCCGCCAAAcggatcatca is part of the Fusarium poae strain DAOMC 252244 chromosome 4, whole genome shotgun sequence genome and encodes:
- a CDS encoding hypothetical protein (BUSCO:1083at5125), producing the protein MAERTSAGDNEVRLPSSTSTTSTATFLSATAATGPQRITRSSARQAASQAAQTNDIAPAAADVPTTAPSATPASRKRKGLATEKSPNTALSSGSSGRRSKRQKIPEAVPPTTTNNNHQSVPRTRRKGKPAAEMDNPENNRPGSANPAEPSIPSGSSSRKSSRSKKPTGPPPESAQGSTLTTRRSKRNLDSAPDQDTPMTGTDENRDPGPPPPPPPPIDHHDDDDSEENDDDDDDEGSRRYDVDDDDDDDDPFGGFGGPPGSLSSTLRALTGMMSGLTSRFRELLHNLRVDDLSVQLIALQELSEILLVSNEDNLTGHFSPDSFVKELVTLMNKEESPEIMLLACRSLANLMEALPASVANVVYGNAVPVLCQKLLEISFIDLAEQALSTLEKISVEYPTSIVREGGLTACLSYLDFFATGTQRTAVTTAANCCRNIPEDSFPVVRDVMPTLLNVLNSNDQRVVEQASLCVSGIVESFKYHPHKLEELVSVDLLRGVLRLLVPGTTNMISSSIHTQFLRVLAFTARASPRLSAELFKLNVVETLYQILTGVSPPSGTDDVASKLDSVVIMQALIHRPRDQIIETLNVICELLPNLPRNADPSFGDFVELDASTEPVSSGGRNRRTTNEKRIELLEDCKDEVRRFALIIFPTLTDAFSSTVNLSVRQKVLTAQLKMLSNLDEDILVEALTPVPYASFLASILSQQDHASLVMLGLQAAELLLSRLDKIYRYQFYREGVFLEINKIADEEDPVEPEPEKTEKLEGDDGQTAEQENEHSSEHESEHDEDEEDEERETSDDDEDEDEDEENDNENGETNNDDMSPVSSRGSTVSLEVPLGRYNSDVQRSLKSRTRDVAKKFLETHETEGHGQAMKAKATAILEALSELAGELETFYLKGSTGSTGVDKGKELFAKLASYFDTDVLESVTSAELLASGLVRVLLEIFSNPDEELARAAQSTFLEVFMAYTVKSKPKTATAESPATPFSVMIHKLQDLLSRSEHFEVITVHHNTFDGNHSSAASMLGKQIRLRLVADDELEVPKPYRNIMVSIHAIATFKSLDDYLRPRLSITDRPRGSTRRDGVARALAAMASSAGFAGLPLSSAAAARLAAADAGNPFAGGPPVPPPPSAPTPSSSRTLRKSKSQAVPATPDQPAGSSRDKGSLRRSSRRHGATSTPPAPRPPPGDDEEMQDTLECADEKQLTDDDDIGESSALDAIVGELEEDMDEESTPGDTSAVNMEVATGGHVTARKEDGTRIATPTGSKTANHAGGASAGAHGTPTPAASSSRAMSYASALQAVPQDWHIEFSLDNKLIPNETTIYRAVHTSASNSDEHVSRSIWSTIHPIKFKRVPGPPPVETLSFTSNSEADSEDEHGIPASLAKHPTTSSILRLLNILHDLNSNIEDVLVEKKNSVIGLNVEPLSQFVNTKLTAKLNRQLEEPLIVASNCLPSWAEDLARLYPFLFPFETRHLFLQSTSFGYARSMTRWQNTQSAEENRRDRNNDRPFLGRLQRQKVRISRQKILESALKVMELYGASQSILEVEYFEEVGTGLGPTLEFYSTVSKEFSKKKLKLWREVDSNDSDEFVSGATGLFPRPQSDEEAGTPNGERILHLFRMLGKFVARSMIDSRIIDLHFNPIFFRIGDAITGVKPSLGAVKIVDPGLARSLKAIKQFALAKKEIDEDPNRTPAQKVADTENITIDGVKLEDLCLDFTLPGYPNIQLEDNGSQKRVTIDNVDTYLEKVVDMTLGSGVRRQVDAFRAGFSQVFPYSALSAFTPDELVTLFGRVDEDWSLETLLDSIKADHGYNMDSKTVKNLLHTMSQFNASERRDFLQFTTGSPKLPIGGFKSLTPMFTVVCKPSEEPYTSDDYLPSVMTCVNYLKLPDYSTIEAMKKQLSTAVKEGQGAFHLS